The Phaenicophaeus curvirostris isolate KB17595 chromosome 15, BPBGC_Pcur_1.0, whole genome shotgun sequence genome window below encodes:
- the STK10 gene encoding serine/threonine-protein kinase 10 isoform X1, with amino-acid sequence MAFANFRRILRLSTFEKRRSKEYEHVRRDLDPGEVWEVVGELGDGAFGKVYKAKNKETGALAAAKVIETKSEDELEDYMVEIEILATCDHQHIVKLLGAFYWDGKLWIMIEFCPGGAVDAIMLELDRGLTEPQIQVICRQMLEALQYLHSKKIIHRDLKAGNVLLTQDGDIKLADFGVSAKNMKTLQKRDSFIGTPYWMAPEVVMCETMKDTPYDYKADIWSLGITLIEMAQIEPPHHELNPMRVLLKIAKSDPPTLSCPSKWSLEFRDFLKKALDKNPETRPSATQLLEHPFVSKVTSNRALRELVAEAKAEVMEEIEDSRDDVEEDDSSESASPPGKHKRDPSDASQLSFDGEKPPDSPLPKAVNGPVGTGKETADGQSNKASDEGISSDSDKLKSNQSSKSPASSATLATQGKPDIISQPKQLGNSTEGDKQPRPGSKERKSVGERPESSYLENFMEEKLANGSLDPPAPFSTIRSKGDSDSGSTSASESMDLTISLSADLSLNRESGSISLKDSRLHKKTLKRTRKFVVDGVEVSVTTSKIISEDEKKDEEMRFLRRQELRELRLLQKEEHRNQAQLNSKHQLQLEQMLRRFEQEMTAKKKFYDTELENLERQQKQQIEKMEQDHSLRRREEAKRIRLEQERDYVKFLEQLKQMKKEVKNEVEKLPRQQRKGNMKAKMDDFAQKKQTMEQEFLAKQKEDLELAMKNITAQNKKEICDKERECLNKKQQLMRDREACIWDLEEHQQQEKHQLIKQQLKDQYFLQRHELLRKHEKEREQMQRYNQRMIEQLKIRQQQEKARLPKIQRSEGKTRMAMYKKSLHIHSSGSASEQREKIKQFAQQEEKRQKAERLHQQQKHETQMKDMQAQCESNTNELQQLQNEKCHLLIEHETQKLKSLDENHNQHMKEWRDKLRPRKKALEDELNQKKREQEMFFKLSEEADGQTPVSPTKHAKFFPFSSAESS; translated from the exons GCTAAGAATAAGGAAACCGGTGCTTTAGCGGCTGCCAAAGTCATCGAAACAAAGAGCGAAGATGAATTGGAGGATTACATGGTGGAGATTGAAATACTGGCAACCTGCGATCACCAGCACATCGTCAAGCTGCTGGGAGCATTTTATTGGGATGGCAAGCTCTGG aTCATGATAGAGTTCTGCCCAGGCGGGGCGGTGGATGCCATCATGCTGG AGCTGGACCGGGGCCTGACCGAACCCCAGATTCAAGTGATTTGCCGCCAGATGTTGGAAGCTCTCCAATACCTCCACAGCAAAAAGATCATCCACCGTGACCTGAAGGCAGGCAACGTGCTCCTCACCCAGGATGGGGACATAAAGCTCG CTGACTTTGGAGTGTCTGCCAAAAACATGAAAACCTTGCAGAAGCGAGACTCCTTCATTGGGACCCCTTACTG GATGGCCCCAGAGGTGGTGATGTGCGAGACCATGAAGGACACTCCGTATGACTACAAGGCGGACATCTGGTCTCTGGGAATCACGCTGATCGAAATGGCCCAGATCGAGCCACCCCACCATGAGCTTAACCCCATGAGAGTCTTGCTGAAGATTGCCAAATCCGACCCCCCCACGCTCAGCTGCCCTTCCAAATG GTCCCTGGAGTTCAGAGACTTCCTGAAGAAGGCGCTGGACAAGAACCCGGAGACCCGTCCCAGTGCTACCCAGCTGCTGGAG CATCCCTTCGTCAGCAAGGTGACCAGCAACCGGGCCCTGCGCGAGCTGGTGGCTGAGGCCAAGGCTGAGGTGATGGAAGAGATTGAGGACAGTCGGGACGATGTGGAAGAAGATGACTCATCAGAGTCTGCCTCG CCCCCTGGTAAGCACAAGCGGGATCCCTCTGATGCAAGTCAGCTGAGTTTTGATGGGGAGAAGCCTCCAGACTCTCCCTTGCCCAAAGCAGTCAATGGTCCTGTGGGGACTGGCAAGGAGACCGCAGATGGACAGAGCAATAAAGCCTCAGATGAAGGGATCAGCAGTGACAGTGACAAACTGAAGAGCAACCAATCCTCAAAAtcccctgccagctctgctACCTTGGCCACCCAGGGCAAGCCAGACATCATCTCGCAGCCCAAACAGCTGGGTAACTCAACAGAGGGGGACAAGCAGCCCAGGCCAGGCAGCAAGGAGAGGAAGAGTGTTGGGGAGCGACCAGAAAGCAGCTACCTGGAGAACTTCATGGAGGAGAAGCTTGCCAATGGGAGCTTAGAtcccccagctccgttctccaCTATCCGGTCCAAAGGGGATTCAGATTCTGGCAGCACTTCAGCCTCCGAAAGCATGGACCTCACCATCTCCCTGTCTGCTGACCTGTCCCTCAACAGAGAGAGTGGTTCCATCTCCCTGAAG GATTCCCGGCTGCACAAGAAGACACTGAAGCGCACTCGCAAGTTTGTGGTGGATGGAGTGGAGGTGAGCGTCACCACCTCAAAGATCATCAGCGAGGATgagaagaaagatgaagagaTGAGATTTCTCAG GCGCCAGGAACTGCGGGAGTTGCGTCTCCTTCAGAAGGAGGAGCACCGAAACCAGGCACAGCTCAACAGCAAACACCAACTGCAACTGGAGCAGATGCTCAGGCGCTTTGAGCAAGAAATGACA GCAAAGAAGAAGTTCTATGACACTGAACTGGAAAACCTCGAACGgcaacagaagcagcagattGAGAAGATGGAACAAGATCACTCACTGCGCCGGCGGGAGGAGGCCAAACGCATTCGCTTGGAGCAGGAGCGGGACTATGTCAAATTCCTGGAGCAGCTGAAACAGATGAAGAAGGAG GTCAAGAATGAGGTTGAGAAGCTGCCTCGGCAACAGCGCAAAGGGAACATGAAGGCGAAGATGGATGACTTTGcccagaaaaaacaaaccatg gAACAGGAGTTTTTGGCCAAGCAGAAGGAGGACCTGGAGCTAGCCATGAAGAATATAACTGCCCAGAACAAGAAAGAGATCTGCGACAAGGAACGCGAGTGCCTgaacaaaaagcagcagctcatgAGAG ACCGGGAAGCGTGCATCTGGGATCTTGAAGAGCATcagcaacaagaaaaacacCAGCTTatcaagcagcagctgaaggaccAGTATTTCCTCCAGAGGCATGAGTTGCTCCGGAAACATGAGAAG GAAAGAGAGCAAATGCAGCGATACAACCAGCGCATGATAGAGCAGCTGAAAATtcggcagcagcaggagaaagccCGGCTCCCCAAAATCCAGCGGAGCGAAGGGAAGACACGCATGGCCATGTACAAGAAGAGCCTTCACATCCACTCCAGCGGAAGTGCATCCGAGCAGCGGGAGAAGATAAAACAG tttgctcagcaggaagagaagaggCAAAAAGCAGAGCGGCTGCACCAACAGCAGAAGCATGAGACACAGATGAAGGACATGCAGGCCCAGTGTGAGAGCAACACAAATGAGCTCCAGCAGCTTCAG AATGAAAAGTGTCACCTCTTAATTGAGCATGAAACGCAGAAGCTTAAGTCCCTGGATGAGAACCACAACCAGCACATGAAGGAGTGGCGGGACAAGCTGAGGCCTCGGAAGAAG GCACTGGAGGATGAGCTGAACCAGAAGAAGCGTGAGCAGGAGATGTTCTTCAAGTTGAGCGAGGAGGCAGATGGACAGACACCGGTATCCCCAACTAAACATGCAAAGTTCTTCCCATTCAGCTCCGCAGAGAGCTCATAA
- the STK10 gene encoding serine/threonine-protein kinase 10 isoform X2: MIEFCPGGAVDAIMLELDRGLTEPQIQVICRQMLEALQYLHSKKIIHRDLKAGNVLLTQDGDIKLADFGVSAKNMKTLQKRDSFIGTPYWMAPEVVMCETMKDTPYDYKADIWSLGITLIEMAQIEPPHHELNPMRVLLKIAKSDPPTLSCPSKWSLEFRDFLKKALDKNPETRPSATQLLEHPFVSKVTSNRALRELVAEAKAEVMEEIEDSRDDVEEDDSSESASPPGKHKRDPSDASQLSFDGEKPPDSPLPKAVNGPVGTGKETADGQSNKASDEGISSDSDKLKSNQSSKSPASSATLATQGKPDIISQPKQLGNSTEGDKQPRPGSKERKSVGERPESSYLENFMEEKLANGSLDPPAPFSTIRSKGDSDSGSTSASESMDLTISLSADLSLNRESGSISLKDSRLHKKTLKRTRKFVVDGVEVSVTTSKIISEDEKKDEEMRFLRRQELRELRLLQKEEHRNQAQLNSKHQLQLEQMLRRFEQEMTAKKKFYDTELENLERQQKQQIEKMEQDHSLRRREEAKRIRLEQERDYVKFLEQLKQMKKEVKNEVEKLPRQQRKGNMKAKMDDFAQKKQTMEQEFLAKQKEDLELAMKNITAQNKKEICDKERECLNKKQQLMRDREACIWDLEEHQQQEKHQLIKQQLKDQYFLQRHELLRKHEKEREQMQRYNQRMIEQLKIRQQQEKARLPKIQRSEGKTRMAMYKKSLHIHSSGSASEQREKIKQFAQQEEKRQKAERLHQQQKHETQMKDMQAQCESNTNELQQLQNEKCHLLIEHETQKLKSLDENHNQHMKEWRDKLRPRKKALEDELNQKKREQEMFFKLSEEADGQTPVSPTKHAKFFPFSSAESS; the protein is encoded by the exons ATGATAGAGTTCTGCCCAGGCGGGGCGGTGGATGCCATCATGCTGG AGCTGGACCGGGGCCTGACCGAACCCCAGATTCAAGTGATTTGCCGCCAGATGTTGGAAGCTCTCCAATACCTCCACAGCAAAAAGATCATCCACCGTGACCTGAAGGCAGGCAACGTGCTCCTCACCCAGGATGGGGACATAAAGCTCG CTGACTTTGGAGTGTCTGCCAAAAACATGAAAACCTTGCAGAAGCGAGACTCCTTCATTGGGACCCCTTACTG GATGGCCCCAGAGGTGGTGATGTGCGAGACCATGAAGGACACTCCGTATGACTACAAGGCGGACATCTGGTCTCTGGGAATCACGCTGATCGAAATGGCCCAGATCGAGCCACCCCACCATGAGCTTAACCCCATGAGAGTCTTGCTGAAGATTGCCAAATCCGACCCCCCCACGCTCAGCTGCCCTTCCAAATG GTCCCTGGAGTTCAGAGACTTCCTGAAGAAGGCGCTGGACAAGAACCCGGAGACCCGTCCCAGTGCTACCCAGCTGCTGGAG CATCCCTTCGTCAGCAAGGTGACCAGCAACCGGGCCCTGCGCGAGCTGGTGGCTGAGGCCAAGGCTGAGGTGATGGAAGAGATTGAGGACAGTCGGGACGATGTGGAAGAAGATGACTCATCAGAGTCTGCCTCG CCCCCTGGTAAGCACAAGCGGGATCCCTCTGATGCAAGTCAGCTGAGTTTTGATGGGGAGAAGCCTCCAGACTCTCCCTTGCCCAAAGCAGTCAATGGTCCTGTGGGGACTGGCAAGGAGACCGCAGATGGACAGAGCAATAAAGCCTCAGATGAAGGGATCAGCAGTGACAGTGACAAACTGAAGAGCAACCAATCCTCAAAAtcccctgccagctctgctACCTTGGCCACCCAGGGCAAGCCAGACATCATCTCGCAGCCCAAACAGCTGGGTAACTCAACAGAGGGGGACAAGCAGCCCAGGCCAGGCAGCAAGGAGAGGAAGAGTGTTGGGGAGCGACCAGAAAGCAGCTACCTGGAGAACTTCATGGAGGAGAAGCTTGCCAATGGGAGCTTAGAtcccccagctccgttctccaCTATCCGGTCCAAAGGGGATTCAGATTCTGGCAGCACTTCAGCCTCCGAAAGCATGGACCTCACCATCTCCCTGTCTGCTGACCTGTCCCTCAACAGAGAGAGTGGTTCCATCTCCCTGAAG GATTCCCGGCTGCACAAGAAGACACTGAAGCGCACTCGCAAGTTTGTGGTGGATGGAGTGGAGGTGAGCGTCACCACCTCAAAGATCATCAGCGAGGATgagaagaaagatgaagagaTGAGATTTCTCAG GCGCCAGGAACTGCGGGAGTTGCGTCTCCTTCAGAAGGAGGAGCACCGAAACCAGGCACAGCTCAACAGCAAACACCAACTGCAACTGGAGCAGATGCTCAGGCGCTTTGAGCAAGAAATGACA GCAAAGAAGAAGTTCTATGACACTGAACTGGAAAACCTCGAACGgcaacagaagcagcagattGAGAAGATGGAACAAGATCACTCACTGCGCCGGCGGGAGGAGGCCAAACGCATTCGCTTGGAGCAGGAGCGGGACTATGTCAAATTCCTGGAGCAGCTGAAACAGATGAAGAAGGAG GTCAAGAATGAGGTTGAGAAGCTGCCTCGGCAACAGCGCAAAGGGAACATGAAGGCGAAGATGGATGACTTTGcccagaaaaaacaaaccatg gAACAGGAGTTTTTGGCCAAGCAGAAGGAGGACCTGGAGCTAGCCATGAAGAATATAACTGCCCAGAACAAGAAAGAGATCTGCGACAAGGAACGCGAGTGCCTgaacaaaaagcagcagctcatgAGAG ACCGGGAAGCGTGCATCTGGGATCTTGAAGAGCATcagcaacaagaaaaacacCAGCTTatcaagcagcagctgaaggaccAGTATTTCCTCCAGAGGCATGAGTTGCTCCGGAAACATGAGAAG GAAAGAGAGCAAATGCAGCGATACAACCAGCGCATGATAGAGCAGCTGAAAATtcggcagcagcaggagaaagccCGGCTCCCCAAAATCCAGCGGAGCGAAGGGAAGACACGCATGGCCATGTACAAGAAGAGCCTTCACATCCACTCCAGCGGAAGTGCATCCGAGCAGCGGGAGAAGATAAAACAG tttgctcagcaggaagagaagaggCAAAAAGCAGAGCGGCTGCACCAACAGCAGAAGCATGAGACACAGATGAAGGACATGCAGGCCCAGTGTGAGAGCAACACAAATGAGCTCCAGCAGCTTCAG AATGAAAAGTGTCACCTCTTAATTGAGCATGAAACGCAGAAGCTTAAGTCCCTGGATGAGAACCACAACCAGCACATGAAGGAGTGGCGGGACAAGCTGAGGCCTCGGAAGAAG GCACTGGAGGATGAGCTGAACCAGAAGAAGCGTGAGCAGGAGATGTTCTTCAAGTTGAGCGAGGAGGCAGATGGACAGACACCGGTATCCCCAACTAAACATGCAAAGTTCTTCCCATTCAGCTCCGCAGAGAGCTCATAA